CTGACCGCCAAGCTCGGCGATCCCGCCGTGCTCGGCGACCAGAAGGAGTACACGCGACTGGCCAAAGCGCACAGCGCGCAGGCTCCACTGGCCGAGAAGGCGCGCGAGTACATCTCGGCGTCCGAGCAGCTCGACGAGGCCAAGGAGATTCTCAAGCACGAGACCGATCCGGAGATGA
This genomic interval from Coriobacteriia bacterium contains the following:
- a CDS encoding PCRF domain-containing protein; amino-acid sequence: MREKLQSILDTYDELTAKLGDPAVLGDQKEYTRLAKAHSAQAPLAEKAREYISASEQLDEAKEILKHETDPEM